Proteins found in one Aspergillus chevalieri M1 DNA, chromosome 2, nearly complete sequence genomic segment:
- a CDS encoding uncharacterized protein (COG:S;~EggNog:ENOG410PTUR;~InterPro:IPR024645;~PFAM:PF11093;~go_component: GO:0042720 - mitochondrial inner membrane peptidase complex [Evidence IEA]) — MAPLVPVFSSESLPSHVNTIRRNFHEEKRRKGPAVDLKECPLLEMVQYSCNPPQDGIPKPGTIVCKPVVRLFRRCAGLTVETTSWEPIRLAKEEEAKRAA; from the exons ATGGCCCCCCTCGTGCCCGTCTTCTCTTCCGAGTCGCTGCCCTCACACGTTAACACGATCCGGCGAAACTTCCACGAAGAAAAGCGTCGCAAAGGACCCGCGGTCGACTTGAAAGAGTGCCCACTGCTCGAGATGGTGCAGTACTCGTGCAATCCGCCGCAGGATGGGATACCCAAGCCTGGAACTATTGTGTGTAAGCCGGTTGTGCGGTTGTTTAGACG ATGCGCCGGGTTGACGGTTGAGACGACGTCGTGGGAGCCGATTCGGTTggcaaaggaagaggaagcgaAACGCGCTGCTTAG